One stretch of Vulpes lagopus strain Blue_001 chromosome X, ASM1834538v1, whole genome shotgun sequence DNA includes these proteins:
- the LOC121482414 gene encoding properdin, producing MSTPGQAPQLLLLLLTLLPAKGSVPIWCFTQYEESSGKCQGFLGKGIRVEDCCLNPAYAFQEPGSKLCQACRSPRWSPWSAWAPCSVTCTEGSQLRHRRCIGHGGQCPEKVEPGTLEWQLQACEDQPCCPEMGGWSNWGPWTPCSVTCSKGTRTRQRICNQPTPKCGGQCPGKPQESETCHTQQVCPIHGAWAVWGPWSACSGSCHGGPSAPAESRSRKCSAPEPSKAPPGKPCPGSDHEKRPCSGLPPCPVAGGWGAWGPVSPCPVTCGMGQTLEKRMCNHPVPQHGGPPCAGDAVRTHICNTAVPCPVNGEWGSWEEWSPCARRGINNIKCKAIPGQQTRSRSCKGRKFDGQRCVGEQQDIRHCYNIQHCDWKGLWSEWSTWGLCVPPCGPTPIRTRQRLCMAQLPKFSPTITVVEGQGEKNVTFWGKPSAQCETLQGQKVVVEETRPCLHVPACKDPQDEKP from the exons ATGTCCACCCCAGGGCAGGCTCCTCAGTTGCTACtgctgctgctcaccctgctgcCAGCCAAAG GCTCAGTCCCCATATGGTGCTTCACCCAGTATGAGGAATCTTCTGGCAAGTGCCAGGGCTTCCTGGGGAAAGGTATCCGTGTGGAAGACTGCTGTCTCAACCCTGCCTATGCCTTCCAGGAGCCTGGCAGCAAGCTCTGTCAGGCATGCAG GTCCCCACGATGGTCACCGTGGTCTGCGTGGGCCCCCTGCTCGGTGACCTGCACTGAGGGATCCCAATTGCGGCACCGGCGCTGCATAGGCCATGGTGGGCAGTGCCCTGAGAAGGTGGAGCCCGGGACCCTTGAGTGGCAGCTGCAAGCCTGTGAGGACCAGCCGTGCTGTCCTG agatGGGTGGCTGGTCCAACTGGGGGCCCTGGACCCCTTGCTCTGTCACCTGTTCCAAAGGGACCCGGACCCGTCAGCGAATATGTAACCAACCCACCCCCAAGTGTGGCGGCCAGTGCCCAGGAAAACCACAGGAGTCTGAGACCTGTCACACCCAGCAGGTCTGCCCCA TACACGGGGCCTGGGCTGTTTGGGGCCCCTGGAGCGCCTGCTCGGGTTCCTGCCACGGTGGACCCAGCGCACCTGCCGAGAGTCGAAGCCGCAAGTGTTCTGCACCTGAGCCCTCCAAGGCGCCTCCTGGGAAGCCCTGCCCAGGGTCAGACCATGAGAAGCGGCCCTGCTCTGGTCTGCCACCCTGCCCAG tggctgggggctggggggcatgGGGCCCTGTGAGCCCCTGCCCTGTGACCTGTGGCATGGGCCAGACCCTGGAAAAACGGATGTGTAATCACCCTGTGCCCCAGCATGGGGGCCCCCCCTGCGCTGGCGATGCCGTCCGAACCCACATCTGCAATACAGCTGTGCCCTGCCCTG TGAATGGAGAGTGGGGGTCCTGGGAGGAGTGGAGCCCTTGCGCCCGTCGGGGCATAAACAACATCAAGTGTAAGGCGATCCCAGGCCAGCAGACACGCTCCAGGAGCTGCAAGGGCCGCAAGTTTGATGGACAGCGGTGTGTTGGAGAACAACAAGATATCCGTCACTGTTATAACATCCAACACTGTGACT GGAAAGGCTTATGGTCAGAGTGGAGTACCTGGGGGCTGTGTGTACCCCCGTGTGGACCCACACCCATCCGCACCCGCCAGCGCCTCTGCATGGCCCAGCTCCCCAAGTTCTC GCCAACCATTACTGTGGTCGAAGGTCAGGGTGAGAAGAACGTGACCTTCTGGGGGAAACCGTCAGCACAGTGCGAGACGCTGCAGGGGCag
- the ELK1 gene encoding ETS domain-containing protein Elk-1 gives MDPSVTLWQFLLQLLREQGNGHIISWTSRDGGEFKLVDAEEVARLWGLRKNKTNMNYDKLSRALRYYYDKNIIRKVSGQKFVYKFVSYPEVARCSTEDCPPQPEVSITSTVANVAPATVHAVPGDPASGKSGPPKGTGMAGPGGLARSSRNEYMRSGLYSTFTIQSLQPQPPPHPRPASVLPNIAPSGAAVPPSGSRSTSPSPLEACLEAEEAGLPLQVILTPPEAQNPKSEELNVDPGLGRPLPPEVKVDGPKEELEAAVGGEAGFVQEAAKAGPEVPPAEGVPARLPAVVMETAAQVGGLAASTASSTEIAQPQKGRKPRDLELPLSPSLLGGPGPERTPGSGTGSGLQAPGPALTPSLLPTHTLTPVLLTPSSLPPSIHFWSTLSPIAPRSPAKLSFQFPSSGSAQVHIPSISVDGLSTPVVLSPGPQKP, from the exons ATGGACCCCTCTGTGACGCTGTGGCAGTTTCTGCTGCAGCTGCTGAGAGAGCAAGGCAATGGCCACATCATCTCCTGGACCTCACGGGATGGCGGTGAGTTCAAGCTGGTGGATGCTGAGGAGGTGGCCCGGCTGTGGGGGCTGCGTAAGAATAAGACCAACATGAATTATGACAAGCTCAGCCGGGCCCTGCGGTACTACTATGACAAG AATATCATCCGCAAAGTGAGCGGCCAGAAATTTGTCTACAAGTTTGTATCCTACCCGGAAGTCGCGAGGTGCTCCACTGAGGACTGCCCGCCACAGCCCGAGGTGTCTATCACCTCTACTGTGGCAAATGTGGCTCCCGCCACTGTACATGCTGTCCCCGGGGATCCTGCCTCTGGGAAATCGGGCCCACCCAAGGGTACAGGAATGGCAGGCCCCGGTGGCTTGGCGCGCAGCAGCCGCAATGAATACATGCGCTCAGGCCTCTATTCCACCTTCACCATCCAGTCCCTGCAGCCACAGCCACCCCCTCATCCTCGGCCTGCCTCAGTGCTCCCCAACATTGCTCCTTCAGGAGCAGCAGTGCCCCCGTCTGGGAGCAGGAGCACCAGTCCAAGCCCCTTGGAGGCCTGCCTGGAGGCGGAGGAGGCTGGCCTGCCTCTGCAG GTCATCCTGACCCCACCCGAGGCCCAGAACCCTAAATCAGAAGAGCTGAATGTGGATCCTGGGTTGGGCAGGCCACTGCCCCCAGAAGTGAAAGTGGACGGGCCCAAGGAAGAGTTGGAAGCCGCAGTCGGTGGGGAGGCGGGGTTTGTGCAGGAAGCCGCTAAGGCCGGGCCGGAAGTCCCTCCTGCGGAGGGCGTGCCGGCCCGGCTGCCCGCGGTCGTCATGGAGACTGCAGCGCAGGTGGGCGGCCTCGCGGCTTCCACTGCTTCCAGCACAGAGATCGCCCAGCCTCAGAAGGGCCGGAAGCCCCGGGACCTAGAGCTCCCACTCAGCCCGAGCCTGCTGGGTGGGCCAGGACCCGaacggactccaggatcaggaacTGGCTCCGGGCTGCAGGCGCCGGGGCCAGCGCTGACCCCGTCCCTGCTACCTACGCACACATTG ACCCCGGTGCTGCTGACACCCAGCTCGCTGCCCCCCAGCATTCACTTCTGGAGCACCCTGAGTCCCATTGCACCCCGTAGTCCAGCCAAGCTCTCCTTCCAG TTTCCATCCAGTGGCAGCGCCCAGGTGCACATCCCTTCCATCAGCGTGGATGGCCTCTCAACCCCCGTGGTGCTCTCCCCAGGGCCCCAGAAGCCAtga